The Pseudopipra pipra isolate bDixPip1 chromosome 4, bDixPip1.hap1, whole genome shotgun sequence DNA segment ACTTAAATCAGGAagttttggtggtgtttttctTAACTAGTGTCCCCAAAAGTTTTGTCCGCTGGTAAAcagtttttttgggtttttttttttttaattaccaaacttagttttttaagaaaattatattttaattgacTAATTTCCAAACTGGAATAAATGTAACTATGAAGTTCATAATTTGTAAAAAATGTGTTACATTAGGAATTAAGATTTGTAGCTGATTGTCAAGCTGATTGCTTATAGTATTCCTCTTTGTAGAGGGTAAGTTGGGTAAATTGATAAGCTTTATGAGTACATATGGAAATATCTGCTGTgtgtctgtttctttttttttccagtttctttttctattgCGGTTTAGTATGGCAATGTCAGATATTGTTCCAAATGTGGCTTTTTAATGAAGCCTTCCAAAATGATATGATTTTCCATAATGTAGAggaaaataagcattttcttTATGTTGCTACTTATACTGTACAGGGATAAATCTCAAAACTTGTATGAACTACACACCTAAACTCATTTATCAGAATGGTTGGAGTGTCCTGTACAAGACTGAGCActagaggctttttttttttttgtggaacgTTGAGAAATAATATTGAAAATGCTTGCCAGGAGACAGCTATGCTGACGGTGTTCCAATCAGATTTATATATTTGGGCATGGCTAACATATTTTACTAAAATGAAATGTAGTCCGGTTTAGATACAGAGAGGTACAGATTTTTGTTAAGAGGAAAAGGTCTGGAGGCTACATGTATGTCTTAGACCAGTATGCTGGCAAGGCCTGTCATTCAAAACTGGGACACCTTAGTTTCTGGAAGATAGGTGATAGTTTGTCATGTTGATTATGTTTTAACcaaaagtatttaaaacaaaatacgGAAAATGGATGCGAGAAATATCTGATAACAGTCATAATTTATGTAATGTGTAAAAGACAAATAATGAGAAAGATTAatcttgtgttttgttttgtcttagAAAAAATGTAGAAGATTTCACTGGACCTAGAGAAAGAAGTGATCTGGGATTTGTCACATTTGACATTACTGCAGATATCCTtaatggaaaaaatgtttttccaacTTTTGAAATAAGAACACTTTGATGTCTGTTTTTGTTACCTTATAATCTTCACATGTTCGGGACTTGGGGAAACTAGCAATttgtcttaaaataaaatttaaagcaggaaaaagtaGTATTCTGCATAGCTATGGCAGTGAAATAAAATAGCTGCTTGGTCTCTAGTAGATGACaagttgttttctctttttaatacctgcttttaaaatagtgaAGTGCACTGTATCTAATAATGGCAAGTGCAGTTTAACATCTGAGCAGTATTACTTTTGAGTGAAGTTTATATTGGTGGTTTGAGGAGTGAATTAATGATAGAGTTTATATAGCATACTATTGTGATTGTCATACCAAATCTAGAAACTGATGCACCTTTCAAACTCATTTTGTCATGAGGCTTTCAAAGTTCTAGTTGCATAGAAGTACctatattcttttaaaaataaacaaaccattGTAATCCTTTACTTGCTTAGGTGTTATACTCTCTAATATTTAGCATTTAATAGTATGAAATTCATTGGGAAGCATATGATGTACTACAAAATTTATCACATTTTTTGTCCTCTTTCTCAATTACTATTACagttttgcagttttcttttgtatttctttgctcCCCTTTTAGCCTGGGTTTTACTGGGGAAAGAGAATTGTGTTGTGGgtatttctgggtttttttcatttgtgttgAGTAAGTTTTTAGACACTAGAAGGGAATTATCCTTAGAATTTAGGCTCTtgagaaaaatctgtgttttcctgcagaAGTCAGTACCAAATATGAGGCAGCATGCTTTACCTCAGGTGATTACACTAAGCCTTGCTTTGCAGCTGGGCTGAGATTGCTGGGATTTTTCCCTGTCCACTGTTTTTTGTCACTGTTAGGCAAGACATTGATTACCtttgtgtttcattttccctgttttgAAGAACGCTATGTTCTGTAAGCAAACCACACAAAATACAACATTGATAATGAATGCTGGACAGACTAAATCAGATTTTTGCAGGTCTGTCTTGCACAGCAATaagaggattatttttttttatcagatgGAAGCAGGAGAGGTAAGCTCCTGAGTCTGAGTTTTACCTATTAAATACTTATACATATTAAAATCAGAGTCTGAAATTCAAAAATAGATGCATGGATTTGTGTGCAGTGTATATAGGTGGAAGCAGAGCAAGGCAGGACAGGACCTCTAAAAGAAATGTTCTCATACAAGGATTAGTCTGCAATAAAGGGCATAAAGATTCCATGGTTTAATGGTTTCTAATAGTagcagtaattttattttttttttataaagagtCTGACTTAATCTTTCATGCCTGGCATAAATAAACCTTGCAATGTTTAGAGCTGTAAAATGCAACTCTctggtagggtttttttagtcaaaatttttaaagaaatacgGGTACATGGGCTCTCTTAACTACTGGAAACAAGTTGTTAGTCctgggaaaaattaaataaagtggcagttagaaaaataaactaggcaaaggaaaggaaaggataCAGTTTTCACAAACTCCTTTAAGCTTACTTAAGTTGTTGCCAACTTTTGCAAGTGGTACAAAATCCTTTGTTATTTTCAGCTAGATGACAAACAATGTTCAAGTAGAATACCTCTACCTATTCTTGCAGTGACAGCAGTTAAATAATTGattctttcctttcttgccTTTTGAATTAGTAGCTTAAAAATATGATTTAGTCTTGATGAATGAGTGGAAGATGATACAACAGATTTTGAGGCTAGTTAGGGAATCTATTCTTAAGAAAATGGCAAATAGAATACTAAAGAGGACTGAGAAAATTTACAGCTAATCTTTATTGAGAGTTAAAAGGATTTTCCTCAGTAGTCACACATGGTGCATTTTATTGTTAAATAAGCAGACAACTATTTAGAATCCCAGCATTATTATACTGACAGTCTCAAATGGCAGTCATCAGTTCTTTACTGTTTATCAAAAATCTGAGCAGAGTTTTATTCCAGTCTAATGAGCTTTCTTTGTTGTCAGTATGTAATaaaattttctaatttcttGTGTCCTTTCCAACAGTAAATACTTTCCAGCTTCTAACGTCTCCAATGTGGGTATTGGAGGCTCTTTGAATACCCTACACTCTGCCAATTTTGTATTGTTTATTATTATATTGTTTAATGTTGTTGTATTTTGATCCACAATTGGATACTAGAGTTCTCTGATAGTATAAATAATTGCCTTGAGGATATTTACTGAAGAATTCTGTCGTGCCTTTTATGTTAAAGGTTTTAGAATTGTCTAGCCGAGGATTCTGGTTACTAACTACAGTGTCAAATATAGAACTCTTAAATCATTGGAGGAAAAATAGTTGTTAAATTTcataaatagtaaaaaaaacccaactaaaaaCCTGTCACTTTAATAAGATTAAAATATATGGCAGTGCTCTGATTTATGAATAAGATGAGGTATATTGAAAGGTAAGAACTCTCTGTAATTATCATAGTCTGTTCAGATCTAGTAAAAGTAAAAGAAGGTTATGTAAGTACAATATGGTATTTTTCTTAACTTGCATACATCTGCAGAGTATATTTGACTGGAATGTTAAACAATTGTTTCTATATTTGTCTGCAGAATATTCAACGAAAAACAATGTAAGTATCAAAAAGAAGGTGGAGGCAATTACCCATTTTAGTACTATAgctatttttaaactttctgtAGTTCTGCTGGGAAGAATTAAGGCACCAGCATTTCCTACTAGCTTGGGCTGTTTTTACTGGCCTTCATGATTGTTATTTTCTTGACAGTTTAACTGCAGGGTGGGAGGTTCACCTTCATGAGACCTGACTTGATATGTTACTAGTAGAATGGGAGAAAAGTAGCACATGCTTTGTGTTGCAATACACTTGCAATAGTGTACTGTAAATGAgttttttcacttattttctcTGTGCGTTTTACTTTTTCCTAACACTCTGCAGATGACTTCGGTTAGAAACAAAATATAGTGGCTTTGGTCTGGCCTGGTGTGGTGGGTGTTTTGTTCATAGATCACAGAAGTGTTTGCCAATACCAGTTGCTGTAGCCCTGTAATTCACGTCATATCTTGTCATACTCTTTAAAATAATTGGCGTTGTTGCATCCTTTAAGTTGCTACTGATGTTGTTACTTTGGGTAGCTGAAGACGCTCTTCACTGATCTAATAGGAGCTGTATGGAACAGCCTatggaaaaattactttaatgaAACACCATGCTGCCATGGTGCCACTGAATTCAAGTTAAAGCTACTGTGGTCATGTTGCAAGGATACAGCGAAAGCTTGAGAGGGTTCTTAACTTGCTGCACAAAACTATCTCaccacttttttcccttttttttgagGGGTAGTTATGCTTGCAATTCAAGTTGAGATTTCTTCCTTTAAAGTTGGAAAAATGTCAATACCTAGGCAGTCATGATAGCTCAATTTAAATcctttatttataaatattgctttaaaaGTGATTTACCTTTGCAATTCAAAAGGAAGACCCATCATGCTTTGTAAGTCTTCCAAAGCTTATGACTTTTTAAGATGGCTTTCTTGTGTTTTATTAAGGTGTTCcttgttgttttcatttattctgTTCCACTCTTCACTGTGTAGCAGTACTAGATTCCCCTTCTGTAAGGCATTATTCTGTTAAATTAGTTATGAATTGCAAGCGTGTACTTGAGGGTTTTCAGATAAATAATGCTATGAAATTCCAGTGTCTGAATGTGATCCTGTAAAGTACCTTACTGAGTTAATTATAATTGTATTTTTAGGCTCTAAATCAAGTGGTCCTCTGGGACAAAATCATGTTGAGAGGAGATAACCCAAGGCTGTCCCTAAAAGACATGAAGTCGAAGTACTTTTTCTTTGATGATGGAAATGGTCTCAAGTAagtaaatccttttttttattgctcttaTTCATAGTATCTTGATTTACTCTTATACTTTGTGTTTTATATGCATGTTTATTGATGTGGTAAAGTACCTATATTCTGTCTGATACTCTTGTCAGCCTGTTGAATCTTCTGGGTTTCTGCTTTCACTATTATTGGAATTGTTTCTGTGATGCACTCAACTCCAAAggagttaaggaaaaaaaaaaaaaaagtaggtatTACTTCATGAAGTaactacataaaaataaaaagcttacTGTTAGTGGACCAGAAAAACAGTCTGTATCCTAATGTATTTAATATTAGTAACTGTTAATTAAATTGGTTGAGTATTTGTGCTGATAGTCTTTGTTGCTTTTGCAGGGGAAACAGGAACATCACTTTGACTCTTTCCTGGAATGTTGTACCAAATGCTGGCATCCTACCTCTTGTAACAGGATCAGGACATGTGTCTGTACCTTTCCCAGATACCTATGAAACAACAAAAAGTTATTAAATTATAGTACTGAATCATAAGCAAGATATTTTTATACTTGTATATTGTGAATACATTTTATTGTGGTTTCTTCTCACATCCCATGCAACTTTTCAGTGAAAGGAACCTTATTTCCTCAGGTCTAACAGcatagaaaaaggaaattaaagttcaggtttctttttttttaaataaaacattaaagcTGAAACTTATGGGAAAGGTAAATTGCAGAGTAATGGTTTTGGGGGGCGGAactgaggatttttttattttttttcctggccatCTGGGTATagagctctttttcttttgaataaatatttttaaaccagAAGATAGTCTTCCtgtgtttgggctttttttaagTACTGTGatagttatttattatttgtagAACTCAAATACACCTTCTGGAGCTAGTTT contains these protein-coding regions:
- the SPCS3 gene encoding signal peptidase complex subunit 3, with the translated sequence MNTVLSRANSLFAFSLSVMAALTFGCFITTAFKERSVPVSIAVSRVTLKNVEDFTGPRERSDLGFVTFDITADLQSIFDWNVKQLFLYLSAEYSTKNNALNQVVLWDKIMLRGDNPRLSLKDMKSKYFFFDDGNGLKGNRNITLTLSWNVVPNAGILPLVTGSGHVSVPFPDTYETTKSY